In Aigarchaeota archaeon, the genomic stretch ATTATTCCGTCGTTTACGACCCTTAAGGCACCACCCCTCAGGTAGTTTGTTTCAACCCTGGGCAGATTTCTATAAGATGGTGCCAGGATATTATCCGTAGGAATGCCTGTAACCTCTATGGGTATGTTCCTTAATGCTTTTTCTACCAAGTGGTCTGGGACGTTGTACTGAAATCTACTAACCATGCGCACATAAGTCCTAAGTTCTTCTTTGAAGCGCTTAATCTCCTCCTCGGTAGGCTTGTATCTATCCAAATTCAGTAACCTTCTGATATAGTCTGCTAATATGACCGTCGCCGTCAGCTCAGTTCCGCCAGCCGCCCTAATAGGGCCTGCGAAGTAAACTGCTAGATAACTTGAGCCGTCCAAGTTCTTTTTAATCTTCACATCCGCTATACCTTCACTCGGCGCAGCAGTTATACACGGCGGTGTCATAACGGCGAGTGCCGTGCAAAGCGCTTGCTTGATGGCAACCTCTTCTTTTAGCTTTCCTATCGAGCTGTATACGATATCCTCTGCCAGCTTAAAAGCCAGACGCTCTCTTGAAAGTTTGTTTTTCAGAAACCTTATCTTTTCGGCAATGCCTTGGGGACCGACAAGCAACTCAACCCTTTCAGCCATGTCTTCAGCAATTATTGTCTCAACTCCCTCGACGATTGTACCTAACCTTTTCCTCGCCTCAGATGCTATCCTGTATTCTTCTTTTAACCTTTCGACTATTTTGGCGTAATATTCAGCGAACTCGGACGGTATCCTGTACAAACCAAGAGCCTTTCTAACTACCGCCAATTATATCTATTCAAAAAGATATTGGGGTTTATCGCGTTACAGAACTAGGATAGGCCTTCTTTGGCCATTGCCTCGATGCCGCGCCTTCTCTTGCGGCTTGAATTATTCTCGACAATAACTCGGCGTTCTTGCTCCTTTCGACTATGGTTCCAGTAACGATTATATCAGCACCTGCTTTAGCTAATACGTAAGAATTTTCGGGAGAGGTGATTCCGCCACCGACTACGATCGTTATCTCTACGGTATCCCTGACGGTTCTTATAGTATCTGGTGGTATGGGACTTTGTGCACCTGAACCAGCTTCAAGGTAAACGAACCTCATCCCAAGGTACTGAGCGGCCAGAGCGTATCCAGCAGCAACTTCTCCTTTATTGAGCGGAAGTGGAAGAACCCTCCCTATGGCAGATACCGTTGTGTCCGAACCGAAAACTAAGTATCCCATTGGTATGGCCTCGAGACCATACTTCTTAACTAAGAACGACCCTTGCATCTGTGCGCCTACGATATAATACCAGTCGGTGGAATT encodes the following:
- a CDS encoding geranylgeranylglyceryl phosphate synthase family protein; translation: NSTDWYYIVGAQMQGSFLVKKYGLEAIPMGYLVFGSDTTVSAIGRVLPLPLNKGEVAAGYALAAQYLGMRFVYLEAGSGAQSPIPPDTIRTVRDTVEITIVVGGGITSPENSYVLAKAGADIIVTGTIVERSKNAELLSRIIQAAREGAASRQWPKKAYPSSVTR